One Setaria italica strain Yugu1 chromosome I, Setaria_italica_v2.0, whole genome shotgun sequence DNA window includes the following coding sequences:
- the LOC101766536 gene encoding AT-hook motif nuclear-localized protein 7, producing the protein MSKTEASPAAADDAQPAPETTTMPASSQPAPAAPTAASAAPAAVAGRGEGKRKRGRPRKYGPDGSLLRPLNATPISASVPDDAGGAQYTPAAAVGAVMKRGRGRPVGFVSRATPISVAVTAAAPTAAVVVSAPAPQTLFGPLGELVACASGANFTPHIINVAAGEDVNMKVISFSQQGPRAICILSANGVIANVTLRQQDSLGGTVTYEGRFELLSLSGSFTPTDSGGTRNRSGGMSVSLAAADGRVIGGGVAGLLVAASPVQVVVGSFLPSYQLDQNASKKPVIEITAAPPQQPPPVTVGFTISSGDMEDSYSGSQHPRSGAAKGSSTTAVFKVENWTAPAQQQQQQASPEQARKTPPPPPASEAKVPVPGG; encoded by the exons ATGTCGAAAACGGAGGCTTCGCCGGCTGCGGCTGATGATGCGCAGCCGGCGCcggagacgacgacgatgcCGGCGAGCTCTCAGCCTGCGCCGGCTGCTCCTACGGCCGCgtcagcggcgccggcggctgttgctgggagaggagaggggaagaggaagagggggagGCCGCGGAAATACGGGCCGGACGGGAGCCTGCTGCGGCCGCTGAATGCGACGCCGATCTCGGCGTCGGTGCCGGACGACGCCGGCGGGGCGCAGTACACGCCGGCTGCTGCCGTCGGGGCCGTCATGAAGCGGGGCAGGGGGCGCCCGGTGGGGTTCGTCAGCCGCGCGACGCCGATATCCGTGGCAGTgacggccgccgcgcccacggcggcggtggtcgtgtcagcgccggcgccgcagacACTGTTCGGGCCACTCG GTGAATTGGTAGCTTGTGCTTCTGGTGCGAATTTTACACCTCATATCATTAATGTTGCTGCTGGTGAG GATGTCAATATGAAGGTCATATCTTTCTCCCAACAAGGTCCAAGGGCAATTTGCATTCTATCTGCCAATGGTGTGATTGCAAATGTTACACTGCGTCAACAGGACTCCTTAGGCGGTACAGTAACTTATGAG GGCCGGTTTGAGCTGCTCTCCCTGTCTGGATCTTTCACTCCGACCGATAGCGGCGGCACCAGAAACCGCTCCGGCGGGATGAGCGTCTCTTTGGCGGCCGCCGACGGCCGCGTCATCGGCGGCGGAGTAGCCGGTCTCCTTGTGGCTGCTAGCCCTGTCCAG GTCGTGGTAGGAAGCTTCCTCCCGAGCTACCAGCTGGACCAGAACGCCAGCAAGAAGCCGGTCATCGAGATCacggcagcgccgccgcagcagccgccgccggtgacCGTCGGGTTCACGATCTCCAGCGGGGACATGGAGGACTCGTACAGCGGCAGCCAGCACCCGCGGTCGGGGGCGGCGAAAGGGAGCTCGACGACGGCGGTGTTCAAGGTGGAGAACTGGACGGCGCctgcgcagcagcagcagcagcaggcttcGCCGGAACAGGCGAggaagacgccgccgccgcccccggcgtcGGAGGCCAAAGTCCCCGTGCCCGGTGGGTGA